In Drosophila subpulchrella strain 33 F10 #4 breed RU33 chromosome X, RU_Dsub_v1.1 Primary Assembly, whole genome shotgun sequence, the DNA window GTAAGTCGAAGAAGAACGCTTGCGTTTCATTACTCGACCAAAAGACCCCCTGCCATCAGGAAGCTGAGGTCCCCAATCCCTCGACCCACCGTTAAACATGCAGGACACATTCTTCTACTCCTGGGACTGCCAGCGGAAGACCTTTGGTTAAAGGGTATAACCTATAGCCTACAATCAAAGGTCTGTCGCTGGCAGAACCAAGAGTTGAAGAATCCACCACTGAAGGTTAAACGGTGGGTCGAGGATCTCACCAATCGGATGGTAGGGATATCTAGATGATCAACGGAATGCACAGTGTCGGAAGCGAAGATCCCATGAGTGACGTCGATCTGGAACTGGAGTTGTTGAGACCCGAAACGGTAACAGCATGTGCCACAGGATCGCATGGCAATCCGATCCTCAGGTTCGGCGGTTCATATCGGTCATCATGGCCCCCTGTCAGTGGCACCATTATTCCCAGGAGTCAGGAGATTTTGCGCCTCTTGGCGAGGCTTCCTCATCAGCTCGTAGGTCCGCTCCAGATCCTCGACCCTTACGTTGGAACAGTTCCCTTGCCAAAGCTGAAGGAAATAACTCTCAAAATCTTTTCCCTTAAATACGGGCTTGAACTTACTGTAAGCCAGGTTTAGGATAACGCCATCCAAGATCCGTAAGCAGACTGTCCACAAACTACAAATCAGAAAGGGTATCCAGGTTTCGTTCGCTCAGGGAAAGGGAATAATTATAAAGGGAATCATTTTCAAGTGCTTTTAAATGTAATGGCAGTTTGCTAGGGCCAACTTGATTATCCAAAATCATTTCAGGGTTGCATGTTGGTTGGCGGAAACTCTGGACTCTGAGTTTCAGATATAAAATTATGGTAAATTATTATTGGGCAAAAAAGGATTAAATAGAAAAAGCCACAagagaaaataattaattgaaCGGTCATTTATTTAAGTTAACCTGTTTTGACTTTAAGAGATTGCATTTTTTTATCCAGAACCAATGTGGGAAGATATTGGCTGGAAATCGCCAGCTTGGCATAACTGCCGCTACAATAGCACATGTAGATTAACTAACTGAAGAAGGTAAAATTATTTATCtattaaaaatcaaaacaagcGAAAGAAAAAACAGTAGATCTCAGAAAGCTCCGAGGATGAGGGTTCCTGCAATGAACTCAACATTCGAAACAAATAagagattttaaaatatttgtttcaaAAGTCCTTCAAAAGTACAGGCGATGGTCAAAATGAAAGCAGCTGCACTCTACAAGAATGCTCCTCAAAATGATGTAACACAAAtttcgttattttttttttaacttggGGATATTTAAGTTCACATTTTCTGACTTGAAGAGTTTGAAAGTTTATATCCAGAACCACTGTGGAAAAATATTGGCTGGAAATCGCCaagtaaaagattttaaaatatttgcttcaAAAGTCTTTCAAAAGTGCAGGTGATGGCCCAACTGAAAGTAGCTGCCCTCCACAAGTCTGCCAAAGTCTTTGAAAGGATGTGATTGCTGTGAGGGAGACGAAACCCGTCCTCCGTACACGAAAATTAAGCCAGAGGATCGGCGATACGGAGTGGTAGTCAGCAACGAGGAGAATCCCAACTGCTGTGACTACACGTGCATACTGCTAATAAGATTCCGTATGGCTGGAGAACTAAGATTTAGCGACTGTATATCAGGGGACCAGTTCGCATACAGCTTTTAAAATTGCTGCGAACGATTATCACTATCGAGAGAAAAATTAAGTAACTATACtagttacaaaatattaaaaaaaaaagaagttgATATTAAacccaaaaaagaaaaatataaattaaacgGCCGTACTCCTGTGTAGGCTTTTAATACAGCTTCGCAagcgaaaatatttaattgctgCGGAAAATAAATGAAGTGCTTAGGAGACCTGCCCAGACTGAGTCACAAATCAAGACTGAAGTCTGGCGAAGAAATATGCCCGATATGTAATGTGGTAATAGCCGGGAACAAGTTAGTGAGTTGGGTGTGCcctaattataaaatgttcaaAATTATAGTACAGCCCAATTTCCATTccatttttggtattttttggATCGCAGACCACACTTGCACATCATACATGAGCTAAAAAAAGacaataattattattatttaattccCTTTCATATATGAATGGATAGAAAAACGGAAGCGCAGCAAAATTCGGATGTGTTCTTGGGTGAACTTCCGTTTCCAAGATCCCGTTATTTGCGCCAACTTTGACTATTTTTCCCGTAATCAGGACCCAAAATCACGTCGATATGGAAAGTTTGAACAAAATCGGGCGTTGGAGCTAAACGGAAGTTTAtcctaacatttttaatacagCCTAATGACCCCGAAAACGAGTATAAAACATCTTCAAATCAAATAAGaatagaaatattttatgtataaaaatattcatgttttgagtactaggcttactcacatcgacgaaaaccgcgagctaaccataggagtgagcgagaggcaaatacgcggctaacgctttttgTCGGATCTGTTTTttagcgcggtactcagatgagctaaggacaTACCAGAAAatataccagatttcgcgagtgattttgatgaacgccgttagcggCCGCTCAAagaatacaaaatttaaactttCTGTGTGTTTGTGCCGAAGTGGTATGGaagtaaaaaattaaaaatgaaaggGAAACCACAAAAACTTTTGCAGGTGTCAGTGCAGATTAAAGTTAACGCCTAATCCATGCCGCTACCCAAACCCAGCTGGACACACTACAAAATGATtattcgactagtgaaactcatAACCAAtttgagtactaggctttaggaAGAAAAAGTCGCTGAAGGGAAAGCCCCTCTCTGTGTGAGTAGGTACTAGCCGAGACACCATCCAAGCCATTTAGGGTGACCGTTTTTAAAACCATATTATCGACTTATCGATAAATGGACTGGATGTTGACATCGATGTTTCTCCACCTCTACTGCAATTTTGTTTTCATCTGGAAAAGAGACTTTTTACCATGCCTTTAGCTCGTACTAACAGAGCCGTCCTGTAGAGTGTCCTTGAGCGACTTGCCAGCGCAGAGCGAACCCCGGTATCCCCGATTCCCGATGAACGCCAGCGGTAACGGAGGAGCAGCGCCCGTCTCTGGAGGAGTGGGTGGTGCAGGAGGTGCGCACGGAGGAGCTGCTGGCGCAGGTAGTGCTGGAGGTGGcggagcaggaggaggagcaggtggACCTGGTGGAGGGCCTGGAGGCGGGGCAGCTGCAGCAGATCAGGCTGGCGACGCAGCTGGCGGAGCAGCAGGTGGAGGCGCTGGCGATGGGTCGGCAAACTCCCCGGGAAATCCTAATGGAACCAACGCAAGCACGTCGGAAAACCCAGCGAATGGAGCCAACTCTAGTGAGGATCAGGATGCCAAGCGGCGCAAGTGTCGCGAATCGGAAGAGGGTCAGGACGGAGCCAGCACGGTGGGTATCACGGCTTAGGTGGGCCTTCAATCGCCAAGACATCCTCTATATACCAGGGAAATACCCTAAATATATGAGCttacatatattaaatttatgtccATGCAAGACACTTATGTCATGATAGGGCACTTTTCTTAGTCGatcaaaattaaatgataacAGCTTTTGGCTACAAAATAGTAAACAATAAATTAAACTTCTACTAATGGCTAAATTATGTACACACAATGTTGTCgtatatattgtatatatagTTGTCCCTTTAAAAAACTACTGTTGGCACTTATGTACATATTTGTGATGAGTAAAACATGACTTATAATTATAGGCAAGGTATTCAAATAGCATTTTCCCTTGAGCTAATCCTGCCCTTTGAGAAGTATAACTAATCCTGTTAAAATGTCTTGCCCAACCAGATGATCGATGCGAATAGTGTGCTTAACAAGATCGCCAACCTGTACGCAGAACAGCTGATGTCGGACATAGTGCTCCTGGTGGACGGCAAGGAGTATCCTGCCCACCGCGTCATCCTGTGCGCCAGTAGCGACGTCTTTCAGGTGATGCTAATGAATCCGGAGTGGAACGAGTGTAGTAAGCATGTGATCGAACTGCACGAGGAGGCCTGCTGCTCGGCGGTGTTTCCGCAGTTTATCAAGTACCTGTACGTGGGCCACATCGAGGTCACGCTGCAGACGGTTATGCCGATGCTGGCGCTCAGCGACAAGTACAATGTGCGCGACCTGATCGATCTCTGCGTGGGCTATATGAACAAGCACGTGGCCAAGGCGGCCACCAGTGGCTACCTGGTCTCCTGGCTGCAGTACACGCTCTCCTTCACGCCCACCCATAACGATCTCACCGAGACGCTAAAGCGGTTCCTGAAATGGAACCTCGAGATGGTGGCAGAGTCGCGTGACTTTGTGGAAATGGACCCAGCCATATTGCAGCTGCTGTTGCAGCAGAACGATCTGGTTGTCACCAGCGAGTACAAACTGTTCGCCATCCTGCAAACGTGGCTGCTGCATCGTCGCGAGCAAATGGAGGCTATTGCCAGTGGCAGCTTCATGGAGCTGATCGAGCAGACGGTGTCCCACATCCGCTTTGGCATGATGACGCCGCGCCAGCTGTCGCATCTGCTGATGGATCCGCTCATCGAGTATCACAAGGAGTTTCTTGTCGAGCGCATTGCCATCGGGATGAGCTATCAGTCTGGGCAGGAGGATCGAGTGCGAGAGGTGAGAGCCACCGAATCGGGTGAGCTGCAGTTCACGCCGCGACTCTACTGGAACGACACCTGGAGCGTCGACATCGATGTGCACAACTTTGACGCAATCGAGGACTACAAGAACTATGTGACCTGCTTCTTTTCGCAGCGCCACATCGCCGAGACTGAAGAGGACGGTGAGTACTGGTCTGCGGGCTGCGATGGATATCTAGATTGAAATTTCGCTTCTTAATCAGCAGATCCCGGCATGACCTGGGAGATAGAGTTTTTCCCCCGGGGCGTTAGGTACAACAAGGCCAAAATGGTATGGGGCGAGGACGTGCCAGGCTGCTCCTTAAACACAGTGCGCCTACGGGTTACCTGCAAGCATCAAAACATTGGCGAGGAACGCTTCAAGGTGAGTGATGGGTCCCAGTTTGGGTCGATTTAGAGAGATGTGATAaccttttttaattgtaatttttagttctgaagatatctattcaCTTGATTGTTTACTTTGTAATCTAAACCAATGCAGAAATGATTTAATTATGCATAACTCATATTAACTAGCTCTTGTTCTTGCTTAGCTTAAAAGTTCCTCTCTCAATTGCATTTTATGTTCCAGATCGCCGTGCTGATCGTGGGCGTGCAAAACCAGATCATGCACATCCGGACGGTGGTGGAGCGGACGGAGTACTTTTCGGATACGTCGCGCGTAATCAACCTGGACAACCTGCTGCCGTACGAGGAGCTGGAGCACACATCCCCGTACTTGAGTCCCCACCTGACGGGCACCGCACGGAACACACTGACCCTGCACGTGGTCATTACGCCGATGGGCGCCCACACCTGCCGGGATACGCCGCCGTTTCAGTTCTAAGCACGGTGACCGGTTTTGTGGGCACCTCGACTATCGCACTCCGTACTTTCCGGCGCATCCACAGGCACCTCATGCATCCGCCGCCACCACTGTATTTCACTCTTCCATTCAatgtttgtatgtatgtataaatcCGATGTGACTGCGATTCCCCTTGGGCTCAATTTTTGCGATCCTCACTGGCGGGATGTACCTCTCCCCCACTCGATTACTGCagctcccccccccccccccccacgcAATATGTTTTGTtataagtttttgtttttttttttaaatatgttttgtCCTATAAGTTAAGCGCACCGAAAGGAGTGAGTTCTTAGGCAGGGCCATAACCACTGAGGGCGGATCGTGAATAGTTGATACTGGCCATAATGGACACAACGGCCGTGTGTGTGGGGATGGTACTGTATTCACTGTACCGTTAAGCAGCGTGAATGCCAACTATAAGGAACCTAGACTATGGAAAGCTTATTTTCTAATAAACGTTGATATGTAAagaacaaaaaaccaaaatccTCCCGACATGGCTGAGAAAGAGAGGGGCGCGTGTGGCTATTGCTATCTCGTCTGTTTGCCAATGCATAAAGCATCAGCTTAAATGTTTTACAGCCGATAGACATGTGTGTATCCGCTTCTTCGTGACCACTAAGATATGTGGATCCCTTTACGAGTGCGTTTATGGCCCGAGATCAACCTGTCGCGTCTCGGGGGCCTATCTTTGTGTGCTCTGCTAAAAGTGACTTGGCCATATTATCCGCCTACAGTGCGGGACGCCAAAATACTGGGCTTTTCGAGTGCAGACGTTTTGGATAGTCGCCAAAACAACAACACGAATGTAAATCGGTTCAGGCATAAGTCGTCTATCGAATTGGTTTAATCTTGGCGTTAATgtagttgttaaataaaatgtCTCTTCAAAAATCAGCTATGGTCTATTATTGAAGTTTGCGTTTTCATTAGACTGAACTAAAGAGTAGAATTACTGTCATTTAACGTTATAATTAAGTGATTTgggttttaatttaattatttcctAGAGTTGACCAGTCATTTTGTAAAACAACGTCTCTGAAACCTCTAATAAAGGTGTCGAAAACTATaactaaatgtttttattaccTCTTGTAGTACAAATATGATATGCTTGCATGAGAATATCAAtaaagtgttttattttacttcAATCAGTCTTATTGTTTTGTAATTTTGTAGGGCCTTAGGGCACAAGTGGGATGGAATTATTTGATTTGACGTATGAAGCAAAAAGTAGGTATTTTAGAattagtattttaaaattaactttattttattctaaGCTATTAATATTGCTAATATCCTTAACATTACGAACCGCACTGTATCACTAATCCTTTTAAATAATACCCACTTACGCATGAACTTCACGCGCCGATAAAAACTGTTGCTATGCTCAAGGAAACGCTGTTTTGGGAGTTAGTTCTTTCAGACATCCAGTCCCCAGGGGGTTATTTTACGGTTCCCTATACGGTTTGTTGGTTCCAGATAGCAATAGAGGGGCTGGCTAGTTAGCCGCCTTATCACCGATTTTGCTTCTTGCCTACCCAGCCCACGAACGAAGAT includes these proteins:
- the LOC119555865 gene encoding BTB/POZ domain-containing protein 17 isoform X1, which gives rise to MNASGNGGAAPVSGGVGGAGGAHGGAAGAGSAGGGGAGGGAGGPGGGPGGGAAAADQAGDAAGGAAGGGAGDGSANSPGNPNGTNASTSENPANGANSSEDQDAKRRKCRESEEGQDGASTMIDANSVLNKIANLYAEQLMSDIVLLVDGKEYPAHRVILCASSDVFQVMLMNPEWNECSKHVIELHEEACCSAVFPQFIKYLYVGHIEVTLQTVMPMLALSDKYNVRDLIDLCVGYMNKHVAKAATSGYLVSWLQYTLSFTPTHNDLTETLKRFLKWNLEMVAESRDFVEMDPAILQLLLQQNDLVVTSEYKLFAILQTWLLHRREQMEAIASGSFMELIEQTVSHIRFGMMTPRQLSHLLMDPLIEYHKEFLVERIAIGMSYQSGQEDRVREVRATESGELQFTPRLYWNDTWSVDIDVHNFDAIEDYKNYVTCFFSQRHIAETEEDADPGMTWEIEFFPRGVRYNKAKMVWGEDVPGCSLNTVRLRVTCKHQNIGEERFKIAVLIVGVQNQIMHIRTVVERTEYFSDTSRVINLDNLLPYEELEHTSPYLSPHLTGTARNTLTLHVVITPMGAHTCRDTPPFQF
- the LOC119555865 gene encoding BTB/POZ domain-containing protein 17 isoform X2, translating into MNASGNGGAAPVSGGVGGAGGAHGGAAGAGSAGGGGAGGGAGGPGGGPGGGAAAADQAGDAAGGAAGGGAGDGSANSPGNPNGTNASTSENPANGANSSEDQDAKRRKCRESEEGQDGASTMIDANSVLNKIANLYAEQLMSDIVLLVDGKEYPAHRVILCASSDVFQVMLMNPEWNECSKHVIELHEEACCSAVFPQFIKYLYVGHIEVTLQTVMPMLALSDKYNVRDLIDLCVGYMNKHVAKAATSGYLVSWLQYTLSFTPTHNDLTETLKRFLKWNLEMVAESRDFVEMDPAILQLLLQQNDLVVTSEYKLFAILQTWLLHRREQMEAIASGSFMELIEQTVSHIRFGMMTPRQLSHLLMDPLIEYHKEFLVERIAIGMSYQSGQEDRVREVRATESGELQFTPRLYWNDTWSVDIDVHNFDAIEDYKNYVTCFFSQRHIAETEEDDPGMTWEIEFFPRGVRYNKAKMVWGEDVPGCSLNTVRLRVTCKHQNIGEERFKIAVLIVGVQNQIMHIRTVVERTEYFSDTSRVINLDNLLPYEELEHTSPYLSPHLTGTARNTLTLHVVITPMGAHTCRDTPPFQF